A portion of the Hydractinia symbiolongicarpus strain clone_291-10 chromosome 10, HSymV2.1, whole genome shotgun sequence genome contains these proteins:
- the LOC130613299 gene encoding protein dissatisfaction-like, with translation MEGSHTNYTEMDTVTSKSGRLLDTLCVVCGDNSSGKHYGVYACDGCSGFFKRSIRKNKKYTCRQKQHGVHFDRNHDDVIKTCPVDKIHRNQCRYCRLQKCLQANMNKDAVQHERGPRNSTLRKQRERKHMRIESPSQCHISMVHAHNPVSMYADKTSLNYHENILSAIISAEPKELRLEDEFYHDVNNNNISLTEATAKLLFLVVQWAKNLSPFTSLSYGDQVTLIEKQWCELFIISACHWNLLPFDWLREIVHNENLLDERDIEMLEEMQEIIYTFKELRISTKESCCLKFISLFNSYTSGLNNSTPVSVLRDRCQITLSEYTARKCSDQPGRFGRILLTLGRIQKISPKLIEAVFFKKEIGDIPMETLVRNMFHRT, from the exons ATGGAAGGAAGTCATACGAATTACACAGAGATGGATACAGTAACCAGCAAATCAG GTCGACTTCTAGATACGCTTTGTGTAGTGTGTGGTGACAACTCGTCTGGAAAGCATTATGGTGTCTACGCTTGCGACGGTTGCAGTggcttttttaaaagaagcataAGAAAGAATAa AAAATATACATGCCGGCAGAAGCAACATGGTGTTCACTTTGATCGTAACCATGACGACGTCATTAAAACGTGCCCAGTTGATAAAATACATCGAAACCAATGTAGATATTGTCGCTTGCAAAAGTGCTTACAGGCTAACATGAACAAAGATG ctgTTCAGCATGAGCGCGGACCACGCAACTCTACACTTCGTAAACAACGGGAGAGAAAGCACATGCGAATTGAATCACCCTCACAATGTCATATTTCAATGGTGCACGCACATAACCCAGTTTCCATGTATGCTGACAAAACGTCTTTAAACTATCACGAAAATATTTTGTCAGCGATTATTTCTGCTGAACCTAAAGAATTAAGATTAGAGGACGAG TTCTACCACGacgtaaacaacaacaacatttcgCTAACAGAAGCTActgcaaaacttttatttcttgTGGTACAATGGGCAAAGAATCTTTCACCGTTTACTTCACTTAGCTATGGAGATCAG gttACGTTGATtgaaaagcaatggtgcgaactATTTATCATATCGGCTTGTCATTGGAATCTTCTGCCTTTTGATTGGTTAAGAGAGATAGTGCATAATGAAAATCTATTGGATGAGAGAGATATAGAAATGCTCGAAGAAATGCAAGAGattatatatacttttaaagaACTTCGCATCAGCACGAAAGAATCATGTTGCTTGAAATTTATCTCTCTATTTAATTCTT ATACCTCTGGCTTGAACAACAGCACGCCCGTCAGTGTACTGCGCGATCGCTGTCAAATCACTCTATCGGAGTACACCGCAAGAAAATGTTCAGATCAACCAGGAAGATTTGGACGGATCCTGCTGACTTTAGGAAGGATTCAGAAGATCTCACCGAAACTTATAGAagccgttttttttaaaaaggaaattgGTGACATTCCCATGGAGACCCTTGTTAGAAATATGTTTCATAGGACTTGA